A DNA window from Porphyromonas gingivalis ATCC 33277 contains the following coding sequences:
- a CDS encoding RHS repeat domain-containing protein, with amino-acid sequence MKKLYASLLSLSSFFLCSPLTSKADILSLEVLDSLSQRQKATSIRELREAQAAADAAAATISGLDNLPIYMDVDPGEISYQSGVSRSGAKTYSVPIFTAPSVGAKPTIALSYNSQSIQEGVAGVGWNIVGASAINLVNRTLYFDNDICAVDFSNPNTYALSLDGDRAISGTTLMGKVRITPKYNNDNVLISFDALMPDGGRATFGLPDNTTPQASYPILSYTDALGYRVDYSYRLSGNVYFLTKVAYGGRTADSHFNHIDFEYEGRQNCTVHYISGQPYESNMRLKSIHSYGQGKLLRKYTLLYKASHNKSQLQKISCETGKRSLSPLSFVYGFDSSQEDKIYKTGEVVPLFDTGAGDKITSRGRFFKGSDRDGFICFSNRIFDQWQAQDNNSIFVIPSEDFAYAPISLKVKKYTRSIQVADINGDGVDEIICISVDSKKDKANKGLYDAQKTYCWIYYFDGIRFNKEETTYSTYPKSYYTNISFLLGDATGDGAIDAIAIIPEKGKGGKNNGDQILFDLTLLNFKQKKAFISNHLYGYNIDKGLFFRDITGDEKAELVCSTISGYNTFKWIEKVKDFSSDKINIKLFSTKLDEEDDSFITNSKKFLIADINGDGKPDQLISPTASYYTIFPHPGHPHSGLYPYEGEGAFLLDKGKQWKIEFFDGEKIVTKQIEVVRNMLLSSFYLMDINKDGLPDLVEKVRRKDLAPTPYDHIHSQKNYLIRIFFNRNGEFSPSDFILSEDFSDNSTNDFDLIQSNNFSPRRNCPIIGLKSNIGYYFEVSCDEQTRHLITGVQSSTGLIETNEYAAPKSGYTFPPLPDGYNYLSFPLKTVSKVSKGIKGEPHRELTEYTFTDGVINRHGLGFCGFKETKTYTSWDYAFGDGVETVTQYDPLQQGVPLSSTTRIGFNSSDKIKASSFIYQSNGQTGPWKKPLLISSQESDLLNNTTLSRTYTYDSEDFPVKTTEDNGEGVQTITEQTYRHIKQSNSYRLGLPLTKTTTHKRNGNQWMQKESIAYNAALLPISIISFTGENGTLKTGEIRREYDDAGNMTTETSAPYDATDFRGKTYTYDDKGRLASETDIFGQKTVYEEYDAYGHPCLIRDDRGNEIRSVYDAWGNIASIRNADGSKEEYSRQLLTNGYPRNLQVITSTNDGGKTLAEYDAYGREVKTGMLRFDGSWLYTAKEYTAAGMLKRESLPFKGNTPLHWNTCEYDRYKRPVKQTMPSGAVQTWAYTPRRVSETKEAITTTRVSDASGLLESVSDPGGEITYHYRPDGQPSEIKAPGNVKTLFEYDQYGRQRAIIDPSAGRIETTETWTGRRRTTVRKDARKKVITSMYDEFGRLQKTVTPEFTTNYTYDKDLVKSAITTSGYSRTYDYDHLDRLIRTEETVEGKNLIEQLSYNTLGQLQGKTATLPTGATVTETYQYTRGTLTRKTLQDGSLIWQLLKENAMGLPTKVRTGSRTREYKYSTVGLPTERFTTGVGGFNYDFDPQTGNLLMRSDKNSGRYENFSYDGLNRLTGVAQHRLNGDLGIATLTSFSYTPNGNVTEISNIGKFIYSTQSPYRIVNMGLKMGAEAFADSTGQNISYASFDRPLTISGNGYTATLTYTDDYSRTTMTIRSPMLKDPFFKRTYIGNYEADSYGTQRKNIERYYIGGDAYSAPAVYVRVNSGQWKLHYIYRDYQGSVTDITDASGTVVHRMRYSPWGKLLHTDGTPYTRSEELSTDYDRLLFLGRGYTGHEYLPWFGLVNMNARLYDPAIGRFLSPDPYVQMPDFSQNLNRYSYCLNNPLKFTDPNGELFGIDDLIAAFVGGTINVVVNIVEGNVTSFAHGAALFAAGAASGVLTIYIGPAGSAAVLGATNSVINQGFSKGWNNISVEETLSASAMSALTSFLGGYLGNALSKPIGSLTSNIASPMLRGAISEGAMGALSGFFLGTGMSLMQGESLENSLKAGGNGFLMGAGIGAMTGTISGIKYARDNKISPWTGEKAHNHHSFPKFLGGELDQKLTPMSESRHRNLHKDMNDFLYKQRDELGNHMRPQRGNSGPEIQKKFNTQVRINALKNFYDSHPIKYWDARYDFYKNTGMIWRPW; translated from the coding sequence ATGAAAAAGCTTTACGCCTCGCTTCTCTCCCTTTCTTCATTTTTTCTCTGTTCTCCGCTTACATCCAAAGCCGACATCCTCTCGCTGGAAGTTCTTGACTCCTTATCGCAGAGACAAAAAGCGACCTCTATCCGTGAACTGCGAGAGGCTCAAGCAGCAGCGGATGCCGCAGCAGCAACCATATCTGGGTTAGACAACCTCCCCATCTATATGGATGTGGATCCGGGAGAGATTTCTTATCAATCCGGAGTGAGCCGTTCGGGAGCCAAGACTTATTCTGTACCGATCTTCACTGCTCCATCGGTCGGAGCGAAGCCAACAATAGCTCTTTCGTATAACAGCCAATCAATTCAGGAGGGTGTAGCTGGTGTTGGATGGAATATCGTGGGAGCATCTGCAATTAATCTTGTTAATCGAACGCTTTATTTTGACAACGACATCTGTGCTGTAGACTTCTCTAACCCAAACACATACGCCCTCTCTTTAGACGGAGATAGAGCAATAAGTGGAACAACTTTAATGGGCAAGGTGAGAATAACACCTAAGTACAACAATGACAATGTTTTGATTTCCTTTGATGCTCTTATGCCAGATGGGGGAAGGGCAACATTTGGACTGCCAGATAATACGACGCCCCAAGCTTCCTATCCAATTTTATCTTACACCGATGCATTGGGGTACCGTGTGGATTATTCTTATCGTTTGTCTGGGAACGTATATTTTCTTACTAAAGTCGCTTACGGAGGGCGAACAGCGGACAGCCATTTTAATCATATAGATTTTGAATATGAAGGCAGACAAAATTGTACTGTCCATTATATCTCCGGGCAGCCATATGAAAGCAATATGCGTCTTAAAAGTATTCACTCTTACGGCCAAGGGAAGCTCCTACGTAAATATACTCTACTATATAAAGCATCTCACAATAAATCCCAATTACAAAAAATTTCTTGTGAAACTGGGAAGCGATCTTTAAGTCCTTTGTCTTTTGTATATGGATTCGATTCCTCTCAAGAAGATAAGATATATAAAACGGGAGAAGTTGTCCCTCTTTTCGACACTGGAGCTGGAGATAAAATAACGAGTAGAGGACGGTTTTTTAAAGGAAGTGACAGGGATGGCTTCATCTGTTTCTCCAATCGAATTTTCGATCAATGGCAAGCACAAGATAATAACTCAATATTTGTTATTCCAAGCGAAGATTTTGCTTACGCTCCTATCTCATTGAAAGTAAAAAAATACACAAGAAGTATTCAGGTAGCAGATATTAATGGAGATGGGGTAGATGAGATCATTTGTATAAGTGTGGATAGCAAAAAGGACAAAGCGAACAAAGGGTTATACGATGCTCAGAAAACTTATTGCTGGATCTATTATTTTGATGGAATCAGGTTTAACAAAGAAGAAACGACTTATTCGACATACCCAAAATCTTATTATACCAATATTTCTTTTCTCCTGGGAGATGCGACTGGAGATGGGGCGATTGACGCCATTGCAATTATTCCCGAGAAAGGGAAAGGGGGGAAGAACAATGGAGATCAAATACTATTCGATCTTACACTCCTTAACTTCAAACAAAAAAAAGCCTTCATATCGAATCATCTCTACGGATATAACATCGATAAAGGTCTTTTTTTTAGAGACATTACTGGTGATGAAAAAGCAGAATTAGTCTGTTCTACCATATCAGGATATAACACATTCAAATGGATTGAAAAAGTCAAAGACTTCTCTTCAGACAAAATAAATATAAAACTTTTCTCGACGAAATTAGATGAGGAGGATGACAGTTTTATAACAAATTCAAAGAAATTTTTAATAGCAGACATAAATGGTGATGGGAAGCCCGATCAACTCATTTCCCCAACAGCTTCGTATTATACAATTTTCCCACACCCTGGACATCCGCATAGTGGCTTATACCCATATGAAGGTGAAGGGGCATTTTTACTGGACAAAGGGAAGCAATGGAAGATAGAATTCTTCGATGGGGAAAAAATTGTTACAAAACAAATTGAAGTAGTTCGAAATATGTTGTTAAGTTCTTTCTATTTAATGGATATCAACAAGGATGGACTCCCTGATCTAGTAGAAAAAGTTCGACGCAAAGATTTAGCACCAACTCCATATGATCATATTCACAGTCAAAAAAATTATCTCATACGTATCTTTTTTAATCGTAATGGGGAATTCAGCCCTTCTGATTTTATCTTATCTGAAGATTTTTCGGACAACAGCACTAATGATTTTGATTTGATTCAATCAAATAATTTTAGCCCACGAAGAAATTGCCCCATCATAGGACTTAAATCAAATATTGGTTATTACTTTGAAGTTTCCTGTGACGAACAGACCCGCCACCTTATTACCGGAGTACAAAGCAGTACCGGATTGATTGAAACCAACGAATATGCTGCTCCTAAGTCCGGCTATACTTTCCCGCCTCTTCCGGATGGATATAATTACCTTTCTTTTCCGCTAAAGACTGTATCCAAGGTTTCCAAGGGTATAAAGGGGGAGCCGCATCGGGAATTGACGGAATACACCTTCACGGATGGTGTGATCAATCGTCACGGTCTGGGATTTTGCGGTTTCAAGGAGACGAAAACCTATACCTCATGGGATTATGCTTTTGGAGATGGAGTGGAAACCGTTACACAATATGATCCATTGCAGCAAGGAGTCCCTCTTAGTTCCACAACAAGAATTGGCTTCAATAGCTCGGACAAAATCAAAGCATCGTCCTTCATCTATCAGAGCAATGGACAAACGGGACCGTGGAAGAAGCCTCTACTCATCTCCTCCCAGGAATCAGATCTGCTCAATAACACTACGCTGTCCAGGACTTACACCTATGATTCCGAAGATTTCCCCGTGAAGACGACAGAGGATAATGGTGAAGGCGTACAGACTATTACTGAGCAAACCTACCGTCACATCAAGCAAAGCAATTCTTATCGCCTTGGATTGCCGTTGACTAAAACTACGACTCATAAAAGGAATGGCAACCAGTGGATGCAGAAAGAATCGATTGCCTACAACGCTGCTCTTCTCCCCATCAGTATCATCTCATTTACCGGTGAAAACGGAACCCTTAAAACAGGGGAAATAAGGAGGGAATACGATGATGCAGGCAATATGACGACGGAGACGAGTGCTCCATACGATGCCACCGATTTCCGAGGCAAGACTTATACCTACGATGATAAGGGTAGACTTGCAAGCGAAACTGATATATTCGGACAGAAGACCGTTTACGAGGAGTATGATGCGTATGGGCACCCATGCCTTATTCGTGATGACCGAGGTAATGAGATACGTTCAGTCTATGACGCCTGGGGTAATATTGCCTCTATAAGGAATGCCGATGGATCCAAGGAAGAATATAGCCGCCAATTACTGACAAACGGATATCCCCGTAATCTTCAGGTCATAACATCAACAAACGATGGAGGAAAAACTCTGGCAGAATATGACGCGTACGGTCGTGAGGTGAAGACGGGGATGCTGCGTTTCGACGGTAGTTGGCTATACACGGCCAAAGAGTATACAGCGGCCGGCATGCTCAAGCGGGAGTCCTTGCCTTTCAAAGGAAATACGCCTTTACATTGGAATACCTGTGAGTATGACCGCTATAAACGTCCTGTGAAGCAAACCATGCCATCAGGAGCAGTGCAGACATGGGCATATACACCAAGACGTGTGTCCGAAACCAAGGAGGCAATCACGACTACACGCGTATCGGATGCAAGTGGACTGTTGGAATCGGTATCCGATCCCGGTGGCGAAATCACATACCATTACAGACCTGACGGACAACCGTCGGAGATAAAAGCCCCCGGCAATGTCAAGACCCTATTCGAGTATGATCAATACGGACGTCAGAGAGCTATCATCGACCCCAGTGCGGGCAGAATAGAGACGACTGAAACGTGGACCGGCCGCCGCCGTACAACCGTCCGCAAAGATGCCCGTAAAAAGGTTATTACATCTATGTACGATGAATTCGGGAGACTCCAAAAAACCGTGACCCCCGAATTCACCACCAATTATACCTATGACAAGGATTTGGTCAAATCAGCCATAACGACCAGCGGTTATTCGCGCACATATGATTATGACCATTTGGATCGTCTCATTCGCACAGAGGAGACAGTCGAAGGGAAAAATCTCATCGAACAACTCTCGTACAATACCCTCGGACAGCTTCAGGGCAAGACAGCGACTTTGCCGACGGGAGCGACTGTGACAGAAACTTATCAGTATACGCGTGGTACACTGACTCGCAAAACGCTGCAGGACGGTAGCTTGATCTGGCAGCTTTTGAAGGAAAATGCTATGGGACTGCCTACTAAAGTAAGGACCGGCAGCCGCACTCGCGAATACAAGTATTCGACCGTGGGATTGCCTACCGAGCGATTTACGACCGGCGTGGGTGGATTCAATTACGATTTCGATCCTCAAACGGGAAATCTCCTGATGCGAAGCGATAAGAATTCCGGTAGATATGAAAACTTTTCTTACGACGGACTTAATCGATTGACCGGAGTAGCGCAACATAGACTGAACGGCGACCTCGGCATAGCGACACTAACGTCTTTCTCCTATACTCCTAACGGAAATGTCACGGAAATTAGCAACATTGGGAAATTCATATATTCTACTCAAAGCCCATATCGAATAGTGAATATGGGGCTGAAAATGGGAGCGGAAGCATTTGCTGATAGTACGGGACAAAACATCTCGTACGCCTCCTTCGACCGGCCGCTTACGATCTCAGGGAACGGCTATACAGCAACACTGACCTATACCGATGACTATAGTCGTACGACGATGACGATAAGATCCCCCATGCTCAAAGATCCTTTCTTCAAAAGAACTTACATCGGCAACTATGAAGCTGATTCATACGGTACGCAAAGAAAGAATATCGAGCGTTACTATATCGGCGGAGATGCCTATTCGGCTCCGGCCGTCTATGTGCGGGTCAATTCCGGACAGTGGAAGTTGCATTATATCTATCGCGATTATCAAGGCAGCGTGACGGATATTACCGATGCCTCCGGCACGGTGGTACACCGCATGCGATACAGCCCATGGGGAAAATTACTGCATACGGATGGTACACCTTATACCCGAAGCGAAGAGTTATCCACCGACTATGACCGGCTTCTCTTCCTTGGACGGGGTTATACAGGGCACGAGTATCTTCCCTGGTTTGGATTGGTCAATATGAATGCCCGACTGTACGACCCTGCTATCGGACGCTTCCTCTCGCCGGATCCCTATGTGCAAATGCCGGACTTCTCTCAAAACCTCAACCGCTACAGCTACTGCCTCAATAATCCCCTCAAGTTTACGGATCCGAATGGGGAATTATTTGGTATTGACGACTTGATCGCTGCATTTGTTGGAGGAACAATCAACGTTGTTGTCAATATTGTTGAAGGAAATGTGACAAGCTTTGCTCATGGTGCAGCACTATTTGCTGCAGGTGCAGCATCAGGAGTTCTTACAATATACATTGGGCCTGCTGGCAGTGCAGCTGTTTTAGGTGCGACAAATAGCGTTATCAATCAAGGCTTCTCAAAGGGATGGAACAATATTTCCGTGGAAGAAACGCTGTCGGCATCTGCAATGAGTGCTTTGACTTCTTTTCTCGGAGGCTACTTGGGGAATGCTTTATCTAAGCCGATTGGAAGTTTGACATCCAATATCGCTAGTCCAATGTTGCGAGGGGCTATTTCTGAAGGAGCAATGGGAGCTCTCTCCGGTTTTTTTCTCGGGACAGGAATGTCTTTAATGCAAGGTGAAAGTTTAGAAAATTCACTTAAGGCCGGAGGAAACGGATTCCTTATGGGTGCAGGCATTGGTGCAATGACCGGAACGATTTCAGGCATCAAATACGCAAGAGACAATAAAATAAGCCCATGGACTGGGGAGAAAGCACATAATCACCATTCTTTTCCCAAGTTTCTTGGGGGAGAACTGGATCAAAAATTGACTCCTATGAGTGAATCCAGACATAGGAATTTACACAAGGATATGAATGATTTTTTATATAAACAGAGGGATGAATTGGGAAATCATATGAGACCTCAGAGAGGAAATTCAGGTCCAGAAATTCAAAAGAAATTCAACACTCAAGTACGCATAAACGCCCTTAAAAATTTTTACGATAGTCACCCGATCAAATATTGGGATGCTCGATATGATTTTTACAAAAATACGGGAATGATATGGAGACCGTGGTAG